In Strix uralensis isolate ZFMK-TIS-50842 chromosome 18, bStrUra1, whole genome shotgun sequence, one DNA window encodes the following:
- the SNPH gene encoding syntaphilin isoform X1: MPRAGAAKRACACTFSACSPRGRDELVGQLGPAQQPVPSEPCRWSEERRLGEPAVTKSPEEITEAMARGSPGLPWPRFHAGSCSESSPAPRTRGTAAMSLPGSRRSSTGSRRRPSPPGRDTYGTSSLSSSSNSGSCKGSDSSPTPRRSAKYNLCSDNHGIKPPTPEQYLTPLQQKEVCIRHLKARLKDTQERLQDRDAEIEDLKTQLSRMQEDWIEEECHRVEAQLALKEARKEIKQLKQVIDTVKNNLLEKDKGLQKYFVDINIQNKKLETLLHSMEVAQNGALKEEGAGESAGGSPARSLTRSSTYTKLSDQGAGDRNVGGSQTISLDEGADSGFAGAEEAPGHTDPLDGGGEPGARLPPSSTYEKLLGLRGGVEAGVQASCMQERAIQTDFVPCQPDLDTILEKVMKSQACSLGSPTSAWVSEMEDMMPGPEFSNPTGATDLLVAEPDMAASAGAEGGVPCNPAVRQPPGASPSVAIACVAEEETTEASGCEAAPSKSYWSRHFIVDLLAVVVPAVPTVAWLCRSQRRQGQPIYNISSLLRGCCTVALHSIRRMGCRPVASPGGSTQP, encoded by the exons ATGCCGAGGGCTGGGGCTGCCAAACGGGCCTGTGCTTGCACCTTCTCCGCGTGTTCCCCGCGGGGACGGGACGAGCTGGTGGGGCAGCTCGGGCCAGCGCAGCAGCCGGTTCCTTCTGAACCCTGCAGATGGAGCGAAGAGAGGCGCCTCGGAGAGCCTGCGGTCACGAAATCCCCCGAGGAAATCACCGAGGCGATGGCGaggggctccccggggctcccgTGGCCCCGTTTCCATGCAGGAAGCTGCTCGGAGAG TTCCCCCGCGCCCAGGACCCGCGGCACCGCGGCCATGTCTCTGCCGGGGAGCAGACGCTCGTCCACCGGATCGCGAAG GCGCCCCTCGCCCCCCGGGAGGGACACCTACGGCACCTCCtcgctgagcagcagcagcaattctGGCTCCTGCAAGGGCAGCGACAGCAGCCCCACCCCAAG GCGCTCGGCCAAGTACAACCTCTGCAGTGACAACCATGGGATAAAGCCGCCAACGCCGGAGCAGTATCTGACCCCCCTGCAGCAGAAGGAGGTCTGCATCAGGCACCTCAAAGCTCGCCTGAAGGACACGCAGGAGCGGCTGCAGGACAG GGATGCTGAGATCGAGGACCTGAAGACGCAGCTGTCGCGGATGCAGGAGGACTGGATCGAGGAGGAGTGCCATCGCGTGGAGGCCCAGCTGGCGCTGAAGGAAGCCCGCAAGGAGATCAAGCAGCTGAAGCAGGTCATCGACACAGTGAAGAACAACCTGCTGGAGAAGGACAAAGGGCTCCAGAAGTATTTCGTGGACATCAACATCCAGAACAAGAAGCTGGAGACGCTGCTGCACAGCATGGAGGTGGCGCAGAACGGGGCGCTGAAGGAGGAGGGGGCCGGCGAGTCGgccggggggtccccagcacGATCCCTCACCCGCAGCTCCACTTACACCAAGCTGAGCGACCAAGGGGCCGGGGACCGCAACGTGGGGGGCTCGCAGACCATCTCGCTGGACGAGGGGGCCGACAGCGGCTTCgcaggggcagaggaggctcCTGGCCACACGGACCCGCTGGACGGGGGGGGCGAGCCCGGCGCCCGCCTGCCCCCCAGTTCCACCTACGAGAAGCTgctggggctgcggggcggcgTGGAGGCCGGGGTGCAGGCCAGCTGCATGCAGGAACGGGCCATCCAGACGGACTTCGTGCCCTGCCAGCCCGACCTGGACACCATCCTGGAGAAAGTGATGAAGTCCCAGGCTTGCAGCTTAGGCAGCCCCACCTCGGCTTGGGTCTCCGAAATGGAAGACATGATGCCCGGCCCCGAGTTCTCCAACCCCACCGGGGCCACGGACCTGCTGGTGGCCGAGCCCGACATGGCGGCGAGTGCCGGGGCCGAGGGGGGTGTCCCCTGCAACCCAGCGGTGCGGCAGCCCCCCGGCGCCAGCCCCTCGGTGGCCATCGCCTGCGTGGCGGAGGAGGAGACGACGGAGGCGAGCGGCTGCGAGGCCGCCCCTTCCAAGAGCTACTGGAGCCGCCATTTCATCGTGGATCTGCTGGCGGTGGTGGTGCCGGCCGTGCCCACGGTGGCCTGGCTGTGCCGCTCGCAGCGCCGGCAGGGCCAACCCATCTACAACATCAGCTCGCTCCTGCGGGGCTGCTGCACCGTCGCCCTCCATTCCATCCGCAGGATGGGCTGTCGCCCCGTCGCCAGCCCCgggggcagcacccagccctga
- the SNPH gene encoding syntaphilin isoform X2 yields the protein MLVRAPGVQRGVLAGAPRHDFSPCAGHSGAACGAGACLAPRVPGAQRDPPSRAVWRAGNCRERGRAGGSSDAGSPAPRTRGTAAMSLPGSRRSSTGSRRRPSPPGRDTYGTSSLSSSSNSGSCKGSDSSPTPRRSAKYNLCSDNHGIKPPTPEQYLTPLQQKEVCIRHLKARLKDTQERLQDRDAEIEDLKTQLSRMQEDWIEEECHRVEAQLALKEARKEIKQLKQVIDTVKNNLLEKDKGLQKYFVDINIQNKKLETLLHSMEVAQNGALKEEGAGESAGGSPARSLTRSSTYTKLSDQGAGDRNVGGSQTISLDEGADSGFAGAEEAPGHTDPLDGGGEPGARLPPSSTYEKLLGLRGGVEAGVQASCMQERAIQTDFVPCQPDLDTILEKVMKSQACSLGSPTSAWVSEMEDMMPGPEFSNPTGATDLLVAEPDMAASAGAEGGVPCNPAVRQPPGASPSVAIACVAEEETTEASGCEAAPSKSYWSRHFIVDLLAVVVPAVPTVAWLCRSQRRQGQPIYNISSLLRGCCTVALHSIRRMGCRPVASPGGSTQP from the exons ATGCTGGTGCGGGCGCCCGGGGTGCAGCGTGGGGTGCTTGCAGGAGCCCCCCGGCACGATTTCAGCCCGTGTGCCGGACACAGCGGTGCCGCCTGCGGTGCTGGCGCTTGCCTGGCGCCGCGTGTTCCTGGAGCGCAGAGGGACCCCCCGAGCAGAGCGGTTTGGCGTGCGGGTAACTGCCGTGAACGGGgaagagcaggaggcagcagcgATGCCGG TTCCCCCGCGCCCAGGACCCGCGGCACCGCGGCCATGTCTCTGCCGGGGAGCAGACGCTCGTCCACCGGATCGCGAAG GCGCCCCTCGCCCCCCGGGAGGGACACCTACGGCACCTCCtcgctgagcagcagcagcaattctGGCTCCTGCAAGGGCAGCGACAGCAGCCCCACCCCAAG GCGCTCGGCCAAGTACAACCTCTGCAGTGACAACCATGGGATAAAGCCGCCAACGCCGGAGCAGTATCTGACCCCCCTGCAGCAGAAGGAGGTCTGCATCAGGCACCTCAAAGCTCGCCTGAAGGACACGCAGGAGCGGCTGCAGGACAG GGATGCTGAGATCGAGGACCTGAAGACGCAGCTGTCGCGGATGCAGGAGGACTGGATCGAGGAGGAGTGCCATCGCGTGGAGGCCCAGCTGGCGCTGAAGGAAGCCCGCAAGGAGATCAAGCAGCTGAAGCAGGTCATCGACACAGTGAAGAACAACCTGCTGGAGAAGGACAAAGGGCTCCAGAAGTATTTCGTGGACATCAACATCCAGAACAAGAAGCTGGAGACGCTGCTGCACAGCATGGAGGTGGCGCAGAACGGGGCGCTGAAGGAGGAGGGGGCCGGCGAGTCGgccggggggtccccagcacGATCCCTCACCCGCAGCTCCACTTACACCAAGCTGAGCGACCAAGGGGCCGGGGACCGCAACGTGGGGGGCTCGCAGACCATCTCGCTGGACGAGGGGGCCGACAGCGGCTTCgcaggggcagaggaggctcCTGGCCACACGGACCCGCTGGACGGGGGGGGCGAGCCCGGCGCCCGCCTGCCCCCCAGTTCCACCTACGAGAAGCTgctggggctgcggggcggcgTGGAGGCCGGGGTGCAGGCCAGCTGCATGCAGGAACGGGCCATCCAGACGGACTTCGTGCCCTGCCAGCCCGACCTGGACACCATCCTGGAGAAAGTGATGAAGTCCCAGGCTTGCAGCTTAGGCAGCCCCACCTCGGCTTGGGTCTCCGAAATGGAAGACATGATGCCCGGCCCCGAGTTCTCCAACCCCACCGGGGCCACGGACCTGCTGGTGGCCGAGCCCGACATGGCGGCGAGTGCCGGGGCCGAGGGGGGTGTCCCCTGCAACCCAGCGGTGCGGCAGCCCCCCGGCGCCAGCCCCTCGGTGGCCATCGCCTGCGTGGCGGAGGAGGAGACGACGGAGGCGAGCGGCTGCGAGGCCGCCCCTTCCAAGAGCTACTGGAGCCGCCATTTCATCGTGGATCTGCTGGCGGTGGTGGTGCCGGCCGTGCCCACGGTGGCCTGGCTGTGCCGCTCGCAGCGCCGGCAGGGCCAACCCATCTACAACATCAGCTCGCTCCTGCGGGGCTGCTGCACCGTCGCCCTCCATTCCATCCGCAGGATGGGCTGTCGCCCCGTCGCCAGCCCCgggggcagcacccagccctga
- the SNPH gene encoding syntaphilin isoform X3 — protein MSLPGSRRSSTGSRSRGVYGRSGFASFFKSSAPSATRPETQPLLPASRRPSPPGRDTYGTSSLSSSSNSGSCKGSDSSPTPRRSAKYNLCSDNHGIKPPTPEQYLTPLQQKEVCIRHLKARLKDTQERLQDRDAEIEDLKTQLSRMQEDWIEEECHRVEAQLALKEARKEIKQLKQVIDTVKNNLLEKDKGLQKYFVDINIQNKKLETLLHSMEVAQNGALKEEGAGESAGGSPARSLTRSSTYTKLSDQGAGDRNVGGSQTISLDEGADSGFAGAEEAPGHTDPLDGGGEPGARLPPSSTYEKLLGLRGGVEAGVQASCMQERAIQTDFVPCQPDLDTILEKVMKSQACSLGSPTSAWVSEMEDMMPGPEFSNPTGATDLLVAEPDMAASAGAEGGVPCNPAVRQPPGASPSVAIACVAEEETTEASGCEAAPSKSYWSRHFIVDLLAVVVPAVPTVAWLCRSQRRQGQPIYNISSLLRGCCTVALHSIRRMGCRPVASPGGSTQP, from the exons ATGTCTCTGCCGGGGAGCAGACGCTCGTCCACCGGATCGCGAAG TCGCGGGGTTTATGGACGGAGTGGCTTTGCCTCCTTCTTTAAGTCTTCAGCGCCCTCAGCCACTCGGCCTGAGACACAGCCTCTTCTCCCTGCCTCCAGGCGCCCCTCGCCCCCCGGGAGGGACACCTACGGCACCTCCtcgctgagcagcagcagcaattctGGCTCCTGCAAGGGCAGCGACAGCAGCCCCACCCCAAG GCGCTCGGCCAAGTACAACCTCTGCAGTGACAACCATGGGATAAAGCCGCCAACGCCGGAGCAGTATCTGACCCCCCTGCAGCAGAAGGAGGTCTGCATCAGGCACCTCAAAGCTCGCCTGAAGGACACGCAGGAGCGGCTGCAGGACAG GGATGCTGAGATCGAGGACCTGAAGACGCAGCTGTCGCGGATGCAGGAGGACTGGATCGAGGAGGAGTGCCATCGCGTGGAGGCCCAGCTGGCGCTGAAGGAAGCCCGCAAGGAGATCAAGCAGCTGAAGCAGGTCATCGACACAGTGAAGAACAACCTGCTGGAGAAGGACAAAGGGCTCCAGAAGTATTTCGTGGACATCAACATCCAGAACAAGAAGCTGGAGACGCTGCTGCACAGCATGGAGGTGGCGCAGAACGGGGCGCTGAAGGAGGAGGGGGCCGGCGAGTCGgccggggggtccccagcacGATCCCTCACCCGCAGCTCCACTTACACCAAGCTGAGCGACCAAGGGGCCGGGGACCGCAACGTGGGGGGCTCGCAGACCATCTCGCTGGACGAGGGGGCCGACAGCGGCTTCgcaggggcagaggaggctcCTGGCCACACGGACCCGCTGGACGGGGGGGGCGAGCCCGGCGCCCGCCTGCCCCCCAGTTCCACCTACGAGAAGCTgctggggctgcggggcggcgTGGAGGCCGGGGTGCAGGCCAGCTGCATGCAGGAACGGGCCATCCAGACGGACTTCGTGCCCTGCCAGCCCGACCTGGACACCATCCTGGAGAAAGTGATGAAGTCCCAGGCTTGCAGCTTAGGCAGCCCCACCTCGGCTTGGGTCTCCGAAATGGAAGACATGATGCCCGGCCCCGAGTTCTCCAACCCCACCGGGGCCACGGACCTGCTGGTGGCCGAGCCCGACATGGCGGCGAGTGCCGGGGCCGAGGGGGGTGTCCCCTGCAACCCAGCGGTGCGGCAGCCCCCCGGCGCCAGCCCCTCGGTGGCCATCGCCTGCGTGGCGGAGGAGGAGACGACGGAGGCGAGCGGCTGCGAGGCCGCCCCTTCCAAGAGCTACTGGAGCCGCCATTTCATCGTGGATCTGCTGGCGGTGGTGGTGCCGGCCGTGCCCACGGTGGCCTGGCTGTGCCGCTCGCAGCGCCGGCAGGGCCAACCCATCTACAACATCAGCTCGCTCCTGCGGGGCTGCTGCACCGTCGCCCTCCATTCCATCCGCAGGATGGGCTGTCGCCCCGTCGCCAGCCCCgggggcagcacccagccctga
- the SNPH gene encoding syntaphilin isoform X5 produces the protein MSLPGSRRSSTGSRRRSAKYNLCSDNHGIKPPTPEQYLTPLQQKEVCIRHLKARLKDTQERLQDRDAEIEDLKTQLSRMQEDWIEEECHRVEAQLALKEARKEIKQLKQVIDTVKNNLLEKDKGLQKYFVDINIQNKKLETLLHSMEVAQNGALKEEGAGESAGGSPARSLTRSSTYTKLSDQGAGDRNVGGSQTISLDEGADSGFAGAEEAPGHTDPLDGGGEPGARLPPSSTYEKLLGLRGGVEAGVQASCMQERAIQTDFVPCQPDLDTILEKVMKSQACSLGSPTSAWVSEMEDMMPGPEFSNPTGATDLLVAEPDMAASAGAEGGVPCNPAVRQPPGASPSVAIACVAEEETTEASGCEAAPSKSYWSRHFIVDLLAVVVPAVPTVAWLCRSQRRQGQPIYNISSLLRGCCTVALHSIRRMGCRPVASPGGSTQP, from the exons ATGTCTCTGCCGGGGAGCAGACGCTCGTCCACCGGATCGCGAAG GCGCTCGGCCAAGTACAACCTCTGCAGTGACAACCATGGGATAAAGCCGCCAACGCCGGAGCAGTATCTGACCCCCCTGCAGCAGAAGGAGGTCTGCATCAGGCACCTCAAAGCTCGCCTGAAGGACACGCAGGAGCGGCTGCAGGACAG GGATGCTGAGATCGAGGACCTGAAGACGCAGCTGTCGCGGATGCAGGAGGACTGGATCGAGGAGGAGTGCCATCGCGTGGAGGCCCAGCTGGCGCTGAAGGAAGCCCGCAAGGAGATCAAGCAGCTGAAGCAGGTCATCGACACAGTGAAGAACAACCTGCTGGAGAAGGACAAAGGGCTCCAGAAGTATTTCGTGGACATCAACATCCAGAACAAGAAGCTGGAGACGCTGCTGCACAGCATGGAGGTGGCGCAGAACGGGGCGCTGAAGGAGGAGGGGGCCGGCGAGTCGgccggggggtccccagcacGATCCCTCACCCGCAGCTCCACTTACACCAAGCTGAGCGACCAAGGGGCCGGGGACCGCAACGTGGGGGGCTCGCAGACCATCTCGCTGGACGAGGGGGCCGACAGCGGCTTCgcaggggcagaggaggctcCTGGCCACACGGACCCGCTGGACGGGGGGGGCGAGCCCGGCGCCCGCCTGCCCCCCAGTTCCACCTACGAGAAGCTgctggggctgcggggcggcgTGGAGGCCGGGGTGCAGGCCAGCTGCATGCAGGAACGGGCCATCCAGACGGACTTCGTGCCCTGCCAGCCCGACCTGGACACCATCCTGGAGAAAGTGATGAAGTCCCAGGCTTGCAGCTTAGGCAGCCCCACCTCGGCTTGGGTCTCCGAAATGGAAGACATGATGCCCGGCCCCGAGTTCTCCAACCCCACCGGGGCCACGGACCTGCTGGTGGCCGAGCCCGACATGGCGGCGAGTGCCGGGGCCGAGGGGGGTGTCCCCTGCAACCCAGCGGTGCGGCAGCCCCCCGGCGCCAGCCCCTCGGTGGCCATCGCCTGCGTGGCGGAGGAGGAGACGACGGAGGCGAGCGGCTGCGAGGCCGCCCCTTCCAAGAGCTACTGGAGCCGCCATTTCATCGTGGATCTGCTGGCGGTGGTGGTGCCGGCCGTGCCCACGGTGGCCTGGCTGTGCCGCTCGCAGCGCCGGCAGGGCCAACCCATCTACAACATCAGCTCGCTCCTGCGGGGCTGCTGCACCGTCGCCCTCCATTCCATCCGCAGGATGGGCTGTCGCCCCGTCGCCAGCCCCgggggcagcacccagccctga
- the SNPH gene encoding syntaphilin isoform X4 — MSLPGSRRSSTGSRRRPSPPGRDTYGTSSLSSSSNSGSCKGSDSSPTPRRSAKYNLCSDNHGIKPPTPEQYLTPLQQKEVCIRHLKARLKDTQERLQDRDAEIEDLKTQLSRMQEDWIEEECHRVEAQLALKEARKEIKQLKQVIDTVKNNLLEKDKGLQKYFVDINIQNKKLETLLHSMEVAQNGALKEEGAGESAGGSPARSLTRSSTYTKLSDQGAGDRNVGGSQTISLDEGADSGFAGAEEAPGHTDPLDGGGEPGARLPPSSTYEKLLGLRGGVEAGVQASCMQERAIQTDFVPCQPDLDTILEKVMKSQACSLGSPTSAWVSEMEDMMPGPEFSNPTGATDLLVAEPDMAASAGAEGGVPCNPAVRQPPGASPSVAIACVAEEETTEASGCEAAPSKSYWSRHFIVDLLAVVVPAVPTVAWLCRSQRRQGQPIYNISSLLRGCCTVALHSIRRMGCRPVASPGGSTQP; from the exons ATGTCTCTGCCGGGGAGCAGACGCTCGTCCACCGGATCGCGAAG GCGCCCCTCGCCCCCCGGGAGGGACACCTACGGCACCTCCtcgctgagcagcagcagcaattctGGCTCCTGCAAGGGCAGCGACAGCAGCCCCACCCCAAG GCGCTCGGCCAAGTACAACCTCTGCAGTGACAACCATGGGATAAAGCCGCCAACGCCGGAGCAGTATCTGACCCCCCTGCAGCAGAAGGAGGTCTGCATCAGGCACCTCAAAGCTCGCCTGAAGGACACGCAGGAGCGGCTGCAGGACAG GGATGCTGAGATCGAGGACCTGAAGACGCAGCTGTCGCGGATGCAGGAGGACTGGATCGAGGAGGAGTGCCATCGCGTGGAGGCCCAGCTGGCGCTGAAGGAAGCCCGCAAGGAGATCAAGCAGCTGAAGCAGGTCATCGACACAGTGAAGAACAACCTGCTGGAGAAGGACAAAGGGCTCCAGAAGTATTTCGTGGACATCAACATCCAGAACAAGAAGCTGGAGACGCTGCTGCACAGCATGGAGGTGGCGCAGAACGGGGCGCTGAAGGAGGAGGGGGCCGGCGAGTCGgccggggggtccccagcacGATCCCTCACCCGCAGCTCCACTTACACCAAGCTGAGCGACCAAGGGGCCGGGGACCGCAACGTGGGGGGCTCGCAGACCATCTCGCTGGACGAGGGGGCCGACAGCGGCTTCgcaggggcagaggaggctcCTGGCCACACGGACCCGCTGGACGGGGGGGGCGAGCCCGGCGCCCGCCTGCCCCCCAGTTCCACCTACGAGAAGCTgctggggctgcggggcggcgTGGAGGCCGGGGTGCAGGCCAGCTGCATGCAGGAACGGGCCATCCAGACGGACTTCGTGCCCTGCCAGCCCGACCTGGACACCATCCTGGAGAAAGTGATGAAGTCCCAGGCTTGCAGCTTAGGCAGCCCCACCTCGGCTTGGGTCTCCGAAATGGAAGACATGATGCCCGGCCCCGAGTTCTCCAACCCCACCGGGGCCACGGACCTGCTGGTGGCCGAGCCCGACATGGCGGCGAGTGCCGGGGCCGAGGGGGGTGTCCCCTGCAACCCAGCGGTGCGGCAGCCCCCCGGCGCCAGCCCCTCGGTGGCCATCGCCTGCGTGGCGGAGGAGGAGACGACGGAGGCGAGCGGCTGCGAGGCCGCCCCTTCCAAGAGCTACTGGAGCCGCCATTTCATCGTGGATCTGCTGGCGGTGGTGGTGCCGGCCGTGCCCACGGTGGCCTGGCTGTGCCGCTCGCAGCGCCGGCAGGGCCAACCCATCTACAACATCAGCTCGCTCCTGCGGGGCTGCTGCACCGTCGCCCTCCATTCCATCCGCAGGATGGGCTGTCGCCCCGTCGCCAGCCCCgggggcagcacccagccctga
- the SDCBP2 gene encoding syntenin-2 produces MATLYPSLEDMKGHQILQAQAAAGVRTPATTVVTEKPKLVSGTGDAAPPLLYPNLAELENYMGLALSSAEIQKNLHPEGSTALTPTGPSPGQLVAPLSGNNAGLRRAEIKPGVREIHLCKDERGKTGLQLKNVDQGIFVQLVKANSPAALVGLRFGDQILQIDGKNCAGWSSDKAQRALKKASPEKIVMVVRDRPFQRTVTVHKDSTGHIGVVVKKGKIVSLAKDSSAARNGLLTHHCICEVNGQNVIGMKDKQLTEVLAGAGNVVTLTIIPTVIYEHMVKRLSAGQVKSAMDHSIPDL; encoded by the exons ATGGCAACGCTCTACCCCTCCCTGGAGGACATGAAGGGCCACCAGATCTTGCAG GCGCAGGCAGCTGCCGGGGTGAGGACCCCCGCCACAACAGTGGTCACGGAGAAGCCAAAGCTCGTCTCGGGCACCGGTGATGCAG CACCACCCCTGCTGTACCCCAACCTGGCCGAGCTGGAGAACTACATGGGGCTGGCTCTCTCCAGCGCAGAGATCCAGAAGAACCTGCACCCAGAAGGCAGCACC GCGCTGACCCCCACCGGGCCCTCCCCGGGCCAGCTGGTCGCCCCCCTGAGCGGGAACAacgcggggctgcggcgggcagAGATCAAGCCGGGCGTGCGGGAGATCCACCTCTGCAAGGATGAGCGGGGCAAGACGGGGCTGCAGCTGAAAAACGTCGACCAG ggCATCTTTGTGCAGCTGGTGAAGGCCAACTCACCGGCGGCGCTGGTGGGGCTGCGCTTCGGTGACCAGATCCTGCAGATCGACGGCAAGAACTGCGCGGGCTGGAGCAGCGACAAGGCGCAGCGGGCGCTGAAGAAGGCGTCCCCGGAGAAAATCGTCATGGTGGTGCGGGACAG GCCTTTCCAGCGCACGGTCACTGTGCACAAGGACAGCACCGGCCACATCGGCGTCGTGGTCAAGAAGGGGAAAATCGTGTCGCTGGCCAAGGACAGCTCTGCCGCCCGCAATGGCCTCCTCACCCACCACTGCATCTGCGAGGTCAACGGCCAGAACGTCATCGGCATGAAG GATAAGCAGCTCACGGAGGTGCTGGCGGGGGCCGGGAACGTGGTGACACTGACCATCATCCCCACCGTCATCTACGAGCACATGGTCAAACG GCTCTCGGCGGGGCAGGTGAAGTCAGCCATGGACCACTCCATCCCTGACCTGTGA